The Luteimonas galliterrae genome contains a region encoding:
- a CDS encoding HU family DNA-binding protein yields the protein MAKSAKKAAKKAAPKKSAAKAGPAKPIKEALSKSGLVSHIAESSGVLAKDVKAVLASLESAIAGSISKKGAGSFTLPGLFKVTSVAVAAKPKRKGKNPFTGEEQWFAAKPASVKVKVRPLKKLKDAAA from the coding sequence ATGGCAAAGAGTGCGAAAAAAGCCGCTAAGAAAGCCGCTCCGAAGAAGTCCGCCGCCAAGGCGGGCCCGGCCAAGCCGATCAAGGAAGCGCTGAGCAAGTCCGGCCTGGTGTCACACATCGCCGAATCGAGCGGCGTGCTGGCCAAGGACGTCAAGGCCGTGCTGGCTTCGCTGGAGTCGGCCATCGCCGGTTCGATCAGCAAGAAGGGCGCTGGTTCCTTCACCCTGCCGGGCCTGTTCAAGGTGACCTCGGTCGCCGTCGCCGCCAAGCCGAAGCGCAAGGGCAAGAACCCCTTCACCGGCGAAGAGCAGTGGTTCGCCGCCAAGCCGGCTTCGGTCAAGGTCAAGGTCCGTCCGCTGAAGAAGCTGAAAGACGCTGCCGCCTGA
- a CDS encoding DUF2784 domain-containing protein — translation MDALSPAFAAFLADAILALHVGIVAFVVFGQAAILIGAWRRWRWIRNFRFRIAHLALMLFIALQAWLGQLCPLTVWEQALRGHAGQTAYAASFIEHWLSRLIFFQAPWWAFVAAYSAFAAVALACWYWVAPRRKGR, via the coding sequence ATGGACGCGCTCTCTCCTGCCTTCGCCGCTTTTCTCGCCGACGCCATCCTGGCGCTGCATGTCGGCATCGTCGCCTTCGTGGTGTTCGGCCAGGCCGCGATCCTGATCGGCGCCTGGCGCCGCTGGCGCTGGATCCGCAACTTTCGCTTCCGCATCGCCCATCTCGCGCTGATGCTGTTCATCGCGCTGCAGGCTTGGCTCGGCCAGTTGTGTCCCTTGACCGTGTGGGAACAGGCGCTGCGCGGCCATGCCGGACAAACCGCCTACGCGGCATCCTTCATCGAGCATTGGCTTTCGCGGCTGATCTTCTTCCAGGCGCCGTGGTGGGCCTTCGTCGCCGCCTACAGCGCTTTCGCCGCCGTGGCGCTGGCCTGCTGGTATTGGGTGGCGCCGCGCCGGAAGGGCCGCTAA
- a CDS encoding LysE family translocator, which produces MSLFDLPTLLAYLAAATVLVLIPGPGTAWIVAQTVAGGTRRGLQAGLGLETATLIHALAAGLGLSALLAASAIAFEVLKYAGAAYLVWLGIKAWRDKPAMETAPSAQTPTLGRHVYRRSVLTGVLNPKVAAFFLAFLPQFVHPERGLVWLQFLVLGVLLSLIGFSHSSVLAFAIGRFGRRLSADARFARWRQKLIGTVFVGLGVRLAAQHQA; this is translated from the coding sequence ATGTCCTTGTTCGACCTCCCCACCCTGCTCGCCTATCTCGCCGCAGCCACCGTGCTGGTGCTGATTCCGGGGCCGGGCACGGCCTGGATCGTCGCGCAAACCGTCGCCGGCGGCACGCGCCGCGGATTGCAGGCGGGCCTCGGACTCGAAACGGCGACGTTGATCCATGCACTCGCCGCGGGCTTGGGTTTGTCGGCGTTGCTGGCCGCTTCGGCGATCGCTTTCGAAGTGCTCAAGTACGCCGGCGCGGCCTACCTGGTGTGGCTGGGCATCAAGGCCTGGCGCGATAAGCCGGCGATGGAAACCGCGCCGTCCGCGCAGACGCCGACGCTCGGACGCCATGTGTACCGCCGCTCGGTACTCACCGGCGTGCTCAACCCGAAAGTCGCGGCGTTCTTCCTCGCCTTCCTGCCGCAATTCGTGCACCCGGAACGCGGCCTGGTGTGGCTGCAGTTCCTGGTGCTGGGCGTATTGCTGTCGCTGATCGGCTTCAGCCACAGCAGCGTGCTGGCCTTCGCGATCGGCCGCTTCGGCCGCCGCTTGTCGGCCGATGCGCGTTTCGCGCGCTGGCGGCAGAAACTGATCGGCACCGTCTTCGTCGGCTTGGGCGTGCGGTTGGCGGCGCAGCACCAGGCCTGA
- a CDS encoding tellurite resistance TerB family protein has translation MKAQGFLDQLFKTAQQGLGNGALDGLLGGGARTSQPQTGAAPDKGLLNADFGKGALAGGALGLLLGRNRTTRKLATYGGLAALGVMAYKAYGDYKRQQEGASSAEPRTVDRLPAPEAELHSQAILKALVAAAKADGHIDERERAVIEGEFSRIDDDPQLRQWLSSELQRPLDPAEVARAATTPEMASEMYLASVLAADEQSFMERAYLDELARQLKLDDALKAKLEQQVRDAAA, from the coding sequence GTGAAAGCACAGGGTTTCCTCGATCAACTGTTCAAGACCGCCCAACAAGGATTGGGCAACGGCGCCCTGGACGGGCTGCTCGGCGGCGGCGCGCGCACGTCGCAGCCGCAAACCGGGGCAGCGCCCGACAAGGGCTTGCTGAACGCCGATTTCGGCAAGGGCGCGCTCGCCGGCGGTGCGCTGGGATTGCTGCTGGGCAGGAACCGCACCACGCGCAAGCTGGCCACCTACGGCGGCCTGGCCGCGCTCGGCGTGATGGCCTACAAGGCCTACGGCGATTACAAGCGCCAGCAGGAAGGCGCGTCGTCCGCCGAACCGCGCACCGTCGACCGCCTGCCGGCGCCGGAAGCCGAGCTGCACAGCCAAGCCATCCTGAAAGCCTTGGTAGCCGCCGCCAAAGCCGACGGCCACATCGACGAACGCGAACGCGCGGTGATCGAAGGCGAGTTCAGCCGCATCGACGACGACCCGCAGCTTCGGCAATGGCTCAGCAGCGAACTGCAGCGCCCGCTGGATCCGGCCGAAGTCGCGCGTGCGGCGACCACGCCCGAAATGGCTTCGGAAATGTACCTGGCCAGCGTGCTCGCCGCGGACGAACAAAGCTTCATGGAGCGCGCCTACCTGGACGAACTGGCGCGCCAGCTCAAGCTCGACGATGCCTTGAAGGCGAAACTCGAGCAGCAAGTGCGCGACGCCGCCGCCTGA
- a CDS encoding M23 family metallopeptidase: MHGLLKAAVALSLLAAAAFWSWRQPFMLQPRTWWELSRLRPPVSLPSPVDGVDARRIADTYGAPRGADRRHAGVDIFAARGAAVTSTTRGLVLSVREGGLGGRQVWILGPAHERHYYAHLQDWAPGLAAGDVVRAGDRLGSVGDSGNARGTPPHLHYGIYGRDGAYDPLPLLRAAAKSGTAASSR, translated from the coding sequence ATGCATGGCCTGCTGAAAGCCGCAGTCGCGCTGTCGCTGCTAGCGGCGGCCGCGTTTTGGTCGTGGCGCCAGCCCTTCATGTTGCAGCCGCGCACCTGGTGGGAATTGTCCCGGTTGCGACCGCCGGTTTCCCTGCCCAGTCCGGTCGACGGCGTCGACGCGCGGCGCATCGCCGATACCTACGGCGCGCCGCGCGGCGCCGACCGCCGCCATGCGGGCGTCGACATCTTCGCCGCACGCGGCGCCGCGGTGACCAGCACCACGCGCGGACTCGTGCTGTCGGTTCGCGAAGGCGGCCTGGGCGGCAGGCAGGTGTGGATCCTGGGCCCGGCGCACGAGCGGCACTATTACGCGCACCTGCAGGACTGGGCGCCGGGCCTGGCGGCCGGCGACGTCGTCCGCGCCGGCGACAGGCTCGGCAGCGTCGGCGACAGCGGCAACGCGCGCGGCACGCCGCCGCATCTGCATTACGGCATCTACGGCCGCGATGGCGCCTACGATCCGCTGCCATTGCTGCGGGCCGCCGCGAAGTCCGGAACGGCCGCTTCCAGCCGTTGA
- a CDS encoding DUF1439 domain-containing protein: protein MHRHRFFFAAFVATAIAACSTIGAMSAWLNNQVSYSAPQLQRYLDRRFPRDFDKLGGLVSVTLANPRLSLPPGEHRLRLEFDMGIGALGGQGAPSGHLALSSGLRYDAATQGLHLSDPELLQFDLPGAGSLLKGGARGIVNSLLAEYARSEPVYRLEPDLLEKLPAGKRIGAVDIDDGRVVVRLQ, encoded by the coding sequence ATGCATCGCCACCGTTTTTTCTTCGCCGCTTTCGTCGCGACCGCCATCGCCGCCTGTTCCACGATCGGCGCGATGTCGGCCTGGCTCAACAACCAGGTGTCCTATAGCGCGCCGCAGTTGCAGCGCTATCTGGATCGGCGCTTCCCGCGCGATTTCGACAAGCTCGGCGGGCTGGTCTCGGTTACGCTAGCCAATCCGAGGCTTTCGCTGCCGCCCGGCGAACATCGGTTGCGGCTGGAATTCGACATGGGCATCGGCGCTCTCGGCGGGCAAGGCGCGCCGAGCGGGCATTTGGCGCTGAGCAGCGGCTTGCGCTACGACGCCGCCACGCAAGGCCTGCATTTGTCCGATCCGGAATTGCTGCAGTTCGACCTGCCTGGTGCGGGCTCGCTGTTGAAGGGCGGCGCGCGCGGCATCGTCAACAGCCTGTTGGCCGAGTACGCGCGCAGCGAGCCGGTGTACCGGCTGGAGCCGGACCTGCTCGAAAAACTGCCCGCCGGCAAACGCATCGGCGCGGTCGACATCGACGACGGCCGCGTGGTGGTGCGCCTGCAATGA
- a CDS encoding DUF5916 domain-containing protein, translated as MRAARLAVAVLMALSAPAFAVEVDGRIDPAEWQGAQHVTDFRQVQPLSLAPGSQPTEAWILSTPEGLAIAFRNVQPASVPRTRQRVQRDFEDQVDRVNLMVDFDGDGRTGYNFTIASTGGVADAVITNENQFNDDWDGNWKHAVSEEGDTWSVEMLIPWYIAPMHKADGDRRKMKIYLDRVIGSSGERSAWPTASFERPRFLSDFKEVEMAQYSQSLIALTPYVSGLYDNINGDSDFDGGVDIFWKPNGQFQATATINPDFGQVESDDLVVNFSATETFISDKRPFFTENQGIFEYTTPSDFSQLLYTRRIGAPADDGNGAGDITAAVKLNGSLGGTKYGVFAADEADEVGRSFYALRMVRDFASQNLGMMVTQVERPYFDREATVLGIDHNWRPTQRWNIQTRVFGSKIDDAGDSFSDTGATVWADYEMDHGWRQQWIAMHFGNDLEINDAGYLSRNSTNYVHWEVKRRFTDLPADSRYSSKDWRARISSDHNDHGDDLGSQFRLSREGRLRNGSYEYAQINVNGPGYDDLLTRGNGLVKLPANFNAYFEYQRPRKGRWSHTLEAELLTGGLAGNDKIGWSLSYEPTYFISDAFSLYAGFYADDTPDWLLWERDNLIGSFRGREWHINAGVTWNIDDRQELRVKLQSLAIDAQLKQAYRVDVAGNAIPSEDPIEDFSLSNLGFQIRYRYEIAPLSYLYVVYGRGGFDRQEFSDGAGHLLRDSFELRDDEQLLVKFSYRFEL; from the coding sequence ATGCGCGCTGCACGCTTGGCCGTTGCCGTCCTGATGGCGCTATCCGCGCCGGCTTTTGCGGTCGAGGTCGACGGCCGTATCGATCCGGCCGAATGGCAGGGCGCCCAGCACGTCACCGATTTCCGCCAGGTGCAGCCGCTGAGCCTTGCGCCGGGTTCGCAGCCGACCGAGGCCTGGATCCTGTCCACGCCCGAAGGCCTGGCCATCGCCTTCAGGAACGTGCAGCCGGCGAGCGTGCCGCGCACCCGCCAGCGCGTGCAGCGCGATTTCGAAGACCAGGTCGACCGAGTCAACCTGATGGTCGATTTCGACGGCGACGGCCGCACCGGCTACAACTTCACCATCGCTTCGACCGGCGGCGTGGCCGACGCGGTGATCACCAACGAGAACCAGTTCAACGACGACTGGGACGGCAACTGGAAGCACGCCGTCAGCGAGGAAGGCGACACCTGGTCGGTGGAAATGCTGATCCCGTGGTACATCGCGCCGATGCACAAGGCCGATGGCGACCGGCGCAAGATGAAGATCTACCTGGACCGGGTGATCGGCTCCAGCGGCGAGCGTTCGGCATGGCCGACGGCGAGTTTCGAGCGCCCGCGCTTCCTGTCCGACTTCAAAGAGGTCGAGATGGCGCAATACAGCCAGTCCTTGATCGCGCTGACGCCGTATGTGTCCGGCCTGTACGACAACATCAACGGCGACAGCGATTTCGACGGCGGCGTGGACATTTTCTGGAAGCCGAACGGGCAATTCCAGGCGACGGCGACGATCAATCCCGATTTCGGCCAGGTCGAGAGCGACGACTTGGTGGTCAACTTCAGCGCCACCGAAACCTTCATCAGCGACAAGCGCCCGTTCTTCACCGAGAACCAGGGCATCTTCGAATACACCACGCCATCCGACTTCAGCCAGCTGCTGTACACGCGCCGCATCGGCGCGCCGGCCGACGACGGCAACGGTGCCGGCGACATCACCGCGGCGGTCAAGCTCAACGGCAGCTTGGGCGGAACCAAATACGGCGTGTTCGCAGCCGACGAGGCCGATGAAGTCGGACGTTCGTTCTACGCGCTGCGCATGGTGCGCGATTTCGCGAGCCAGAACCTGGGCATGATGGTCACCCAGGTCGAGCGCCCGTATTTCGACCGCGAAGCTACCGTGCTCGGCATCGACCACAACTGGCGGCCGACGCAGCGCTGGAACATCCAGACCCGCGTCTTCGGCAGCAAAATCGACGACGCCGGCGACAGCTTCAGCGACACCGGCGCGACGGTCTGGGCCGACTACGAGATGGACCACGGCTGGCGCCAGCAGTGGATCGCGATGCATTTCGGCAACGATCTGGAAATCAACGACGCCGGCTACCTGTCGCGCAACAGCACCAATTACGTGCATTGGGAAGTCAAGCGCCGTTTCACCGACTTGCCGGCCGATTCGCGCTACTCGTCGAAGGACTGGCGCGCACGGATCAGCAGCGACCACAACGATCACGGCGACGACCTCGGCTCGCAGTTCCGCTTGAGCCGCGAAGGCAGACTGCGCAACGGCAGCTACGAATACGCGCAGATCAACGTCAACGGCCCCGGCTACGACGACTTGCTTACCCGCGGCAACGGCCTGGTGAAGTTGCCGGCGAATTTCAATGCCTATTTCGAATACCAGCGTCCGCGCAAGGGGCGCTGGTCGCACACGCTCGAAGCGGAATTGCTGACCGGCGGCCTGGCCGGCAACGACAAGATCGGCTGGAGCCTGTCGTACGAACCGACCTATTTCATCAGCGACGCCTTCAGCCTTTACGCCGGCTTCTACGCCGACGACACGCCCGACTGGCTGCTGTGGGAACGCGACAACCTGATCGGCAGCTTCCGTGGCCGCGAGTGGCACATCAATGCCGGCGTGACCTGGAACATCGACGACAGGCAGGAATTGCGCGTCAAGCTGCAGTCGCTGGCGATCGATGCGCAGCTCAAGCAGGCCTATCGCGTTGACGTTGCGGGCAATGCCATCCCCAGCGAAGATCCGATCGAAGATTTCAGCCTCAGCAATCTCGGGTTCCAGATCCGCTACCGGTACGAAATCGCGCCGCTGTCCTATCTGTACGTGGTTTACGGACGCGGCGGGTTCGACAGGCAGGAATTCTCGGATGGCGCCGGCCACCTGCTGCGCGACAGCTTCGAGTTGCGCGACGACGAGCAGTTGCTGGTGAAGTTCAGCTATCGCTTCGAGCTGTAA
- a CDS encoding SET domain-containing protein, with amino-acid sequence MPRKKIAARLSPIHGNGVFATEEISKGERIVRYKGKLRTHDEVDEAYGEVDENGHTFLFTLNDDYVVDANVDGNIARWINHSCKPNCEAVIEENAKGKRHKDKVFIEAIRDIKPGEELTYNYGIVLDEPHTAKAKKLWACKCGAKNCTGTMLQPKR; translated from the coding sequence ATGCCGCGCAAGAAGATCGCCGCCCGCCTGTCCCCGATCCACGGCAATGGCGTTTTCGCCACCGAAGAGATCAGCAAGGGCGAGCGCATCGTCCGCTACAAGGGCAAGTTGCGCACGCACGACGAAGTGGACGAGGCCTACGGCGAAGTCGACGAGAACGGCCACACCTTCCTGTTCACCCTCAACGACGATTACGTGGTCGACGCCAACGTCGACGGCAACATCGCGCGCTGGATCAACCACAGCTGCAAGCCCAATTGCGAGGCCGTGATCGAGGAGAACGCGAAGGGCAAGCGCCACAAGGACAAGGTGTTCATCGAGGCCATCCGCGACATCAAGCCCGGCGAAGAGCTCACTTACAACTACGGCATCGTCCTGGACGAACCGCATACCGCCAAGGCCAAGAAGCTGTGGGCATGCAAATGCGGTGCCAAGAACTGCACCGGGACGATGCTGCAGCCCAAGCGCTGA
- a CDS encoding SUF system Fe-S cluster assembly regulator, giving the protein MLRVTKLTDYASVVLTVLASEPDAVLSATGLAERAGLETPTVAKVLKPLAQAGLVEAFRGANGGYRLARAPADISLIEIVEAIEGPLGMTECSVHAGACGIERSCTARANWRRINDVVADALRGVSLADMVGPPRPQAKKAIPASLAAN; this is encoded by the coding sequence ATGCTCCGGGTCACCAAACTCACCGATTACGCCAGCGTGGTGCTGACCGTGCTGGCCAGCGAGCCCGACGCCGTGCTCAGCGCTACCGGACTGGCCGAGCGGGCGGGCCTGGAAACGCCCACCGTGGCCAAGGTGCTCAAGCCGCTGGCCCAGGCCGGCCTGGTCGAGGCCTTCCGCGGCGCCAACGGCGGCTACCGGTTGGCGCGCGCGCCGGCCGATATCTCGCTGATCGAGATCGTCGAAGCGATCGAAGGCCCGCTCGGCATGACCGAATGCAGCGTCCACGCCGGCGCCTGCGGCATCGAACGCTCTTGCACCGCGCGCGCCAATTGGCGCCGCATCAACGACGTCGTCGCCGACGCGCTGCGCGGCGTCAGCTTGGCCGACATGGTCGGCCCGCCCAGGCCGCAGGCCAAAAAAGCGATCCCCGCGTCGCTGGCCGCGAATTGA
- the sufB gene encoding Fe-S cluster assembly protein SufB encodes MAIENAHIIEQLGRRYDAGFVTDIESDSFPPGLSEDVVRALSAKKNEPEWMTQWRLSAYRHWLTMPVPHWAKLKIAPIDFQAISYFSAPKAKYASLDEVPQELIDTYDKLGVPLHERAKLAGVAVDAVFDSVSVGTTFRKELAEKGVIFCSMSEAIQEHPELVRQYLGSVVPTGDNYFAALNSAVFSDGSFVFIPKGVRCPMELSTYFRINALNTGQFERTLIIAEDKSYVSYLEGCTAPMRDENQLHAAVVELVALDDAEIKYSTVQNWYPGDEEGRGGIYNFVTKRGECRGARSKISWTQVETGSAITWKYPSCVLLGDDSTGEFHSVALTHHRQQADTGTKMIHVGKRTKSKIVSKGISAGRGQNSYRGLVKVERSAEGARNHTQCDSLLIGKQCGAHTFPYIEVKHPSATVEHEATTSKISDDQLFYCRSRGISQEDAVSLIVDGFCKQVFRELPMEFAVEAKKLLEVSLEGSVG; translated from the coding sequence ATGGCCATCGAAAACGCACATATCATCGAACAGCTGGGCCGCCGCTACGACGCCGGCTTCGTCACCGATATCGAATCCGATTCGTTCCCGCCGGGCTTGAGCGAGGACGTCGTCCGCGCCCTTTCCGCGAAAAAGAACGAGCCGGAGTGGATGACGCAGTGGCGCCTGTCCGCCTACCGCCACTGGCTGACCATGCCGGTGCCGCACTGGGCCAAGCTGAAGATCGCGCCGATCGATTTCCAGGCGATCAGCTACTTCAGCGCGCCCAAGGCCAAGTACGCTTCGCTGGACGAAGTGCCGCAGGAACTGATCGACACCTACGACAAGCTCGGCGTGCCGTTGCACGAGCGCGCCAAGCTCGCGGGCGTGGCGGTCGATGCCGTGTTCGACTCGGTCAGCGTCGGCACCACCTTCCGCAAGGAGCTCGCCGAGAAGGGCGTCATCTTCTGCTCGATGTCCGAAGCCATCCAGGAGCACCCGGAACTGGTGCGGCAATACCTGGGCAGCGTGGTGCCGACCGGCGACAACTACTTCGCCGCGCTCAATTCGGCGGTGTTCTCCGACGGCAGCTTCGTGTTCATTCCCAAGGGCGTGCGCTGCCCGATGGAACTGAGCACCTATTTCCGGATCAACGCGCTCAATACCGGCCAGTTCGAACGCACCCTAATCATCGCCGAAGACAAGAGCTACGTCTCCTATCTGGAAGGCTGCACCGCGCCGATGCGCGACGAGAACCAGCTGCATGCGGCCGTGGTCGAACTGGTCGCGCTGGACGACGCGGAGATCAAGTATTCGACCGTGCAGAACTGGTACCCGGGCGACGAGGAAGGCCGCGGCGGCATCTATAACTTCGTCACCAAGCGCGGCGAGTGCCGCGGCGCGCGCAGCAAGATCTCGTGGACGCAGGTCGAGACCGGTTCGGCGATCACTTGGAAATACCCCAGTTGCGTGCTGTTGGGAGACGATTCGACCGGCGAGTTCCATTCGGTCGCGCTCACCCATCATCGCCAGCAAGCCGACACCGGCACCAAGATGATCCATGTCGGCAAGCGCACCAAGTCCAAGATCGTCAGCAAGGGCATCAGCGCCGGCCGCGGGCAGAACTCGTACCGCGGCCTGGTCAAGGTGGAGCGCAGCGCCGAGGGCGCGCGCAACCACACCCAGTGCGATTCGCTGCTGATCGGCAAGCAATGCGGCGCGCACACCTTCCCGTACATCGAGGTCAAGCACCCGAGCGCGACGGTGGAGCACGAAGCCACCACGTCCAAGATCAGCGACGACCAGCTGTTCTACTGCCGCTCGCGCGGCATTTCGCAGGAAGACGCGGTGTCGCTGATCGTCGACGGCTTCTGCAAGCAGGTGTTCCGCGAGCTGCCGATGGAATTCGCGGTGGAAGCCAAGAAATTGCTGGAAGTCAGCCTGGAGGGGTCGGTCGGATGA
- a CDS encoding lysozyme inhibitor LprI family protein: MRIALVFCLLIVTGLAATASNAEDLECMGMANDQYSINQCARKSADAADAQLNAVYRELIRAQSGDALAVAAIKNAQRAWIAFRDLEIESNFPAENKMLAYGSMYPQCHAMALESLTRVRTAQLCLQLRGQRGSTAACKAVDVTPKFPEFGC; this comes from the coding sequence ATGAGGATCGCGCTCGTTTTCTGCCTGCTCATCGTTACCGGCCTCGCCGCGACGGCTTCGAACGCGGAGGACCTGGAATGCATGGGCATGGCCAACGACCAGTATTCGATCAACCAGTGCGCGCGCAAGAGCGCGGACGCGGCGGACGCGCAGTTGAATGCCGTCTACCGCGAACTGATCCGGGCGCAGAGCGGCGACGCGCTCGCCGTCGCAGCGATCAAGAACGCGCAACGCGCCTGGATCGCGTTCCGCGACCTGGAGATCGAGTCGAACTTTCCGGCCGAGAACAAGATGCTGGCCTACGGCTCGATGTATCCGCAATGCCACGCGATGGCGCTCGAATCCCTGACGCGCGTGCGTACCGCGCAGCTATGCCTGCAGCTGCGCGGACAGCGCGGCTCCACGGCCGCGTGCAAAGCCGTCGACGTTACGCCCAAATTCCCAGAATTCGGTTGCTGA
- the sufC gene encoding Fe-S cluster assembly ATPase SufC: MLKIENLHARIGGREILKGLSLEAKAGQVHAIMGPNGAGKSTLGNILAGREGYEVTAGSVRYGDIDLLALEPEERAAAGVFLAFQYPVEIPGVNNTYFLRSALNAQRKVRGEPELDSMQFLKLVREKLAVLHLDDKLLQRGVNEGFSGGEKKRNEIFQMAVLEPKLAILDETDSGLDIDALKNVAEGVNALRSPERAFLVITHYQRLLDYIRPDVVHVLADGRIVESGGPELALELEAHGYAWVKDRVAPEAAA; encoded by the coding sequence ATGCTGAAGATCGAAAACCTCCACGCCCGCATAGGCGGCCGCGAAATCCTCAAGGGCCTCTCGCTGGAAGCGAAGGCGGGCCAGGTGCACGCCATCATGGGCCCCAACGGCGCCGGCAAGTCGACGCTGGGCAACATCCTGGCCGGCCGCGAAGGCTACGAAGTGACGGCGGGCAGCGTGCGCTACGGCGATATCGATCTGCTTGCGCTGGAGCCCGAAGAACGCGCCGCGGCAGGCGTGTTCCTGGCCTTCCAGTACCCGGTCGAGATTCCGGGCGTCAACAACACCTACTTCCTGCGCAGCGCGCTCAACGCGCAACGCAAGGTGCGCGGCGAGCCGGAGTTGGATTCGATGCAGTTCCTCAAGCTGGTGCGCGAAAAGCTCGCCGTTCTGCACCTGGACGACAAGCTGCTGCAGCGCGGCGTCAACGAAGGCTTCAGCGGCGGCGAGAAGAAGCGCAACGAGATCTTCCAGATGGCGGTGCTGGAGCCGAAGCTCGCGATCCTCGACGAAACCGATTCCGGCCTCGATATCGATGCGCTGAAGAACGTCGCCGAGGGCGTCAACGCGCTGCGCTCGCCGGAACGCGCGTTCCTGGTCATCACCCACTACCAGCGCCTGCTCGATTACATCCGGCCGGATGTGGTGCATGTGCTCGCCGACGGCCGCATCGTCGAAAGCGGCGGGCCGGAACTGGCGCTGGAACTGGAAGCGCACGGCTACGCCTGGGTGAAGGACCGCGTTGCGCCGGAGGCAGCGGCCTGA
- the sufD gene encoding Fe-S cluster assembly protein SufD, with protein MSVLLDSLASGFDGDAARRAALDAALRDGLPGPRSEAWKYTPLRALERRSFVASAALPLIDPALLAGIAAPRLVFVNGRFDATHSDIGTLPAGLSLQPLSSSPERDRGGPVFQRADEVFARLNAVLADEGLVLRVEADAEIAAPISLVFAGAALDADSAWHLRHRIEIGANARATFVEHHLAAGDHAHLANHLFSIAIAANARLSHARVQQDAARATSFLRTDAVLDAGAEYRRLDLELGAGLSRHELNVRLEGDGAKLFANGVLLADGRRHVDTRLGIEHTARDTACDLLWRGIGSGRGRAVFHGGITIHAGADGSDANLSNKNLLLSENAEIDTQPVLEIHADEVKAAHGATVGRLDATAMFYLRSRGLPQAEARQLLTAAFCREPLNVIADPALHERLTVAMDNRLQGLAIA; from the coding sequence ATGAGCGTCCTGCTCGATTCGCTCGCTTCCGGCTTCGACGGCGACGCCGCCCGCCGCGCCGCGCTCGACGCCGCTTTGCGCGACGGCCTGCCGGGCCCGCGCAGCGAAGCCTGGAAGTACACGCCGCTGCGCGCGCTGGAACGCCGTTCGTTCGTCGCGTCTGCGGCATTGCCGTTGATCGATCCTGCGCTTCTCGCAGGCATCGCCGCGCCGCGGCTGGTGTTCGTCAATGGCCGTTTCGACGCCACCCATTCCGATATCGGTACGCTGCCGGCGGGCTTGAGCCTGCAACCGCTGTCTTCGTCGCCGGAGCGCGATCGCGGCGGACCCGTCTTCCAACGCGCCGACGAAGTCTTCGCCAGGCTCAACGCCGTGCTGGCCGACGAAGGCCTGGTGCTGCGCGTCGAGGCCGATGCCGAGATTGCCGCCCCCATCAGCTTAGTGTTCGCCGGCGCGGCGCTCGATGCGGATAGCGCCTGGCACCTGCGCCACCGCATCGAAATCGGCGCGAATGCGCGCGCGACGTTCGTCGAGCATCATCTTGCCGCCGGCGACCATGCCCACCTCGCCAATCACCTGTTCTCGATTGCGATCGCAGCGAATGCCCGCCTGTCGCACGCCCGCGTGCAGCAGGATGCGGCACGCGCTACGTCTTTCCTGCGCACGGACGCGGTCCTGGACGCTGGAGCGGAATACCGCCGCCTGGATCTCGAACTCGGCGCCGGGCTGTCGCGCCATGAGCTGAACGTGCGTCTGGAAGGAGACGGCGCCAAGCTGTTCGCCAACGGCGTACTGTTGGCCGACGGCCGCCGGCACGTCGATACGCGTCTGGGCATCGAGCACACCGCCCGCGACACCGCCTGCGATCTTTTGTGGCGCGGCATCGGCAGCGGGCGCGGCCGCGCGGTGTTCCACGGCGGCATCACCATCCATGCCGGCGCCGATGGCAGCGATGCGAATCTTTCCAACAAGAACCTGCTGCTGAGCGAGAATGCGGAAATCGACACGCAACCCGTGCTTGAAATCCACGCCGACGAGGTCAAGGCCGCCCATGGCGCCACCGTCGGCCGGCTCGACGCGACCGCGATGTTCTACCTTCGCTCGCGCGGCCTGCCGCAGGCGGAAGCGCGGCAACTGCTCACCGCCGCGTTCTGCCGCGAACCGCTGAACGTGATCGCCGATCCTGCGCTGCACGAGCGCCTGACCGTAGCGATGGACAACAGGCTGCAAGGATTGGCGATCGCATGA